The Desulfofundulus salinus genome includes the window GGACACCCCCAACTTCATTGCCAACCGCATAGGCGTCTACGGCATGTGCGCCACCATCCGGGCCATGCTGGACACCGGCCTCACGGTGGAGGAGGTGGACGCCCTCACCGGCCGGGCCCTGCTGCGGCCGAAAAGCGCCTCCTTCCGCACCCTGGACATGGTCGGGCTGGACGTGCTGGCCCATGTGGCCCGGAACATGTATGAGGCCGTGGACGACCCGGCGGAAAAGAAAACCTTTACCGTTCCCGACTTCTTAAAGGAAATGGTGGCCAGGGGCTGGCTGGGGGATAAAACCGGCCAGGGCTTTTACAAAAAAGTGAAGGGTCCCGCCGGGACTGAGATTCAAGTCCTGGATTACAGGACCCTGGAATACCGCCCCAGGCAAAAGGCCCGGTTCCCCTCCCTGGAAATGGCCAGGACCGCCGGCAGCCCCGACAAACAGCTCCAGGCGCTGCTTTTCGGCAAGGACAAGGGGGCGCAATTTGCCTGGCGCATTACCAAGGAAGTGCTGGTGTACGCGGCCAGCAAGCTGCCCGAAATTGCCGGCGACATCCAGTCCGTGGACGAAGCCATGAAATGGGGCTTCAACTGGGACCTGGGCCCCTTTGAGCTGTGGGACGCCATCGGCGTGCCGCGCATGGTGGAAAGGCTGAAAGCCGAAGGGGAACCCGTGCCGCCCGTGGTGGAGGAACTGCTGGCAGCGGGCCGGACCTCTTTCTATGAAAAGAGGGAAGGCATCCGTTACATCTTCGACTGGCGCACCAAGGAAAGCAGGCAGGAGCACATCCCGGAAGGGGTCATTTTCCTCGCCCCCCTGAAGGAGCAGAACCGGGTAGTCAAGTCCAATTCCGGTGCCAGTTTAATTGACCTGGGCGACGGGGTACTCTGCCTGGAGTTTCATTCCAGGGCCAATGCCATCGGCGGCGACATTGTTCAAATGATTAACTATGCCGTGAAGGAAGTGGAACAAAATTACGAGGGCCTGGTCATAGGCAATTACGGTCGCCACTTCTCCGTGGGTGCCAACCTGATGCTCATTTTAATGGAAGCGGAAGACGAGGAATGGGACGAACTGGACCTGATGATCCGGGAGTTTCAACAGGCCAACATGAAGTTGAAGTTCTGCTCCAAACCGGTGGTGGCCGCCCCCCACAGCATGGCCGTGGGCGGGGGCTGCGAGGTCTGCCTGCACTGCCACCGGGTCAACGCCCACGCGGAAACCTACATGGGCCTGGTGGAGGTGGGCGTAGGCCTGCTGCCGGCAGGCGGCGGGTGCAAGGAAATGGTCCTGCGGGCCATGGAGCGGCAGACTCCCGAAACCCAGATCAAGGTGGGAGGCATTAACACGGTCCAGCCCCTGATTAACCGGGCCTTTGAAACCATTGCCATGGCCAGGGTATCCACCAGCGGCCCGGAGGCCGTCAAGCTGGGTTACCTGCGCCCCACCGACCGCATCACCACCAACCGGGACCGGGTTATCGGCGATGCCAAGAACCTGGTGCTGGAAATGG containing:
- a CDS encoding 3-hydroxyacyl-CoA dehydrogenase/enoyl-CoA hydratase family protein, with protein sequence MRRRIRKAAVLGAGVMGAAIAGHLANAGIPTYLLDIVPGELTPEEAKQGLTLEHPRVRNRLATKAIEQLVKAKPAPLYLPENAELITPGNLEDHLDRLAEVDWIIEVVVERLDIKQNLLARVEKYRRPGTIVSSNTSGLSINKMVEGRQLEFRQHFLGTHFFNPPRYMRLLEIIPGRDTLPEIVDFMKDFGERVLGKGVVICKDTPNFIANRIGVYGMCATIRAMLDTGLTVEEVDALTGRALLRPKSASFRTLDMVGLDVLAHVARNMYEAVDDPAEKKTFTVPDFLKEMVARGWLGDKTGQGFYKKVKGPAGTEIQVLDYRTLEYRPRQKARFPSLEMARTAGSPDKQLQALLFGKDKGAQFAWRITKEVLVYAASKLPEIAGDIQSVDEAMKWGFNWDLGPFELWDAIGVPRMVERLKAEGEPVPPVVEELLAAGRTSFYEKREGIRYIFDWRTKESRQEHIPEGVIFLAPLKEQNRVVKSNSGASLIDLGDGVLCLEFHSRANAIGGDIVQMINYAVKEVEQNYEGLVIGNYGRHFSVGANLMLILMEAEDEEWDELDLMIREFQQANMKLKFCSKPVVAAPHSMAVGGGCEVCLHCHRVNAHAETYMGLVEVGVGLLPAGGGCKEMVLRAMERQTPETQIKVGGINTVQPLINRAFETIAMARVSTSGPEAVKLGYLRPTDRITTNRDRVIGDAKNLVLEMARRSFRPPRPATIPAVGTAGYAALQLAIETLRWGNQITEHDARIAKKIAYVLTGGGVTPGTPITEQDLLDLEREAFLSLLGEPKTIERIRHMLATNKPLRN